aaatattgtaatatttatattgattCAGAACAATATAGTTAAATCAATGCTGGGATGATGGTAAGTAAACTGTTTAAATCTGTTAATATTaatcatgaatgtttgtaaTACCTTATCAGATTTCCTTTTCTTggctgtaaaagaaaagaacagaaaattgttgatttcagtcatttcatacatgtcAAACTTTGTTCTATCACGATGATCGACATTCAGTACAAGcaaagaggtaaaaataaaaaagtagcaGCAGCACGTCACCTTTCTTTTCTGCCCCGTAAGACCAGTCATTATCATTGACGTCGTCGTTATCCTCTTGGTCGCTCTCTGacttgttgttggtgttgttacCGGTGACTATTCTGTAAATGAGGGATGACACGGGCACAATGACTCGGCATTACTTACTGCAAACAATCACTGGattataaatacaaacacattctGACCTCAGACTAAACTAATCTTTTTcgttttatgtttttagatCATTATATTTGTCAAATATATTGAAAGGGAGCATAACTTCTCCAGTCTACGTATCTAGAAAGtatgattacacctgaaataCACAACATGAATACTGTCTATCTtaaaagctccagtgtgtaggattagtGGCATCTGGCattgtagttgctgattgcaaccccctttGCCTCACCCACTCCTCCCtggtgtaaaggagaaactatggtggccacgaaatgcagaaagaaaatgtgaaaggccCAATATAGAGCCAGTGTTTCGTTTGTTCttcctgggctactgtagaaactttgGGGGTGGACTTCATGAAAGAGGACCTTCAGTGTTTGTAGATGTAACACAAAAACGTGACAATTCTTATTTACAGGTGACTGTATctggatgaaaacatagttatgcatattatattccattttctGACATAtcctgtgatagagatagagtagaatctgacacactggacctgtaaCTATCATGCTCATAGCAGGaggattcattttaatgagTAAAAAAGGTCCAGGTTTAGTAATCTCCACACGGactggttgtttttttacctgcgGTTGGCTATGCGGCTGCTGTTGCGTCCCATCCCGAGGCATTTCTCCAGGTGCGGGGCGAAGCGCGAGGCAGCGATGCTTCGGCTGCAGttgggacacacacactccttgtTTTTCCACTGGTTGTACACCTGGCCAAACACATCCAGCCCTGGCTGGTCCACAATTTCTGGAAATGTAAAGCagggtattttttatttaatttatacctttgcagttattatttgtatcatggtcacttacttttgtaatattatttatatcatggtcactttctttgcaatatttcttacactatggtgACTTTACATCACAATattctttttatacatcatgccacttttatcctcagtacttgtctgttttaaaggttgattgtttttcgtgtttattgtgtaagttatagatatttctgtctgtttgttgtgttttttttgccttttctaattctgtagtgtatgctacactttcctctgctgctcgaacaagtaaatttccctgtggtgggatgaataaagaaGTGATGTGATCtgttcaaagagccggctctttaaAGTGAACGATAGGAGCCGGCTCCGGtccgtttttttatttttctctttaggaaaagtacctgtGGGCGCTGTGGGCATTGACTACGGgtgtcacatgcatgctgttatttaatttatatattttttcagtactttgtgtgtgtgtgtgtgtttatataaatataaaaaaataaaatgtcaatagctgtcctttgtttctatctgctttgtgtagcagagtggttcttcaagcaagttagtgcattctttgggtggtttcagggagttacaatGGATATTACAACTGTAAATTCAATTGGCtagagcaaattattgaaattcaagtgatatttgcgttcaaatacaaatcacaagtcaaaacagcgctaaatttgcctgaattatataCGGTATAAGTAGTAAAACGAAGAGccatttgggagccgaaagagccggctcttctcGGTGAGCTGAGCcgaattcccatcactagaataaagtatatctaatctaatctaaaacaCCTCATGTTGGTTTTACAGATTAAATGTATCGCTGCGATGTCGAGGTGTTGTCAGCTCACTCACCAAAGTCCCTCATGCTTTCTTGGTCCGTGTCATCCAGGAAAAAATAGCCCTGCTTGACGGCCCGGTGGACCTCGAAGCAAAGACCCAGGCATGCATCCTCCACCAGGTCAGACAGGATGTCCTGAGCTAGGCCCTGAGGCAGCAGGAGGGGAGAAGACAAACAGTCAGGCCACTGTAAGCAGATGTAATGTGCTTTCCTCAAAGCTTCTTGAAACTATTATTACTACCACCTCCAGCTTGCTGTTGTCCAGGCTGGACATTGAAACCTCCTCCATTTTCATTTGCCAGAACTACCAGATGAGCCAACAGTGCTGTGGTCATGCTGTAGAGCAGCAGCAATCATCGGCCAAACACAGGGCTACAAAAACAAGGAGAGaggacaaaataagaaaatctgACATGAGCAGTGAATGCAAAACGAGTGGCGAACATTTGATGTGATGCAGCTCACTCACAACTGAACGCTGCcaaaaggagagagacacacttcCCACGTTTATAACCTGCgaataacacaaaacacaacaagtcAGGGTTAGTGCAACATCTCAGGCGtgatgtcagctcagtttgcaGCTCGGCAAAGCGACCCCCcctcaaacagaaacacaaacccAGGCTGgctgaggaaaacaaagagcGTGGCTGTGAACAGGCTGCAGGGTTTGAACATGGCAAGaggtcagagcagcagagataaAGGGTTAAATGCAACACCGCAGGTTGGATTACACAAATAACAAAGCTCTGATACGTTAATTAATAAGTGTCTGGATGGTTGGAGGATTTCATTTAACCACAGCGAGGCTCGACCCAGAACACAccgaggctgctgctgctgcactgcggCTCCTCCAGCCTCCGTGCAAACCCCCCGAAGGAGACAAAAACCCCGACCCCCTTTAAAACCAATCCACGAGCATGGACCTCAAACACGAGCTgagccacacaaaaaaaaaaaaaaaaaaaaaaaaaaaaaaaactctctaaTTGTTTATTTACCTATTTCGGCAGGCATCCATCTTTACATCACAGAGAGCCAGGCAGGAGCAATCGATCGAGTTTCTGCACCACCGAGCGCTTCCTTTGCAGCAGCACCACCTCCTCCAACAccaacacctcctccacctcctccactccaGCAGGGGTTTCTCATCCCCTCCCTGCATTTTAGGGTCTAACCGGCCCTTTGTTCCGCGTTGTGcattgttatttaaatgttttcttgcaTGCCACAATCCAGAATAAGTCACAGCTTTATTATAAAgatagcagcatgcaaacatgcattaaatgcatttaaatgaaaaacatctgtgcagagaaatgaaaccctctaaaactatatatatatatatatatatagttaaaaaagaaagaaagaaagaaatagaagtacaaatgtattattaaatcGGGGCTGTAGACACGAGaatacaacatgtttgttagaaaatactttatttctggggcttataaataataaaatgtgcaaagagTTTCAGAACtatcaagaaagaaaacaataaagtccaaaaaaaaaaaaaagtcccacaaggcaacatttttcatttattctgaccacaacaaaataagtgaaatcCCTCCGCCCACCCCCCAGTCGTAAATGGTGTTTGAATAAATGACTATGTTTTACTGTGCACAGGCAAATGCTGTCATGcttcatgtattttatattttacagtcttttactgtcatggtgtggcagtttaaaatgtgtgaaaaaacattCATCTCATTCATTTTGACCTCGAGAAAATCAGTCAAACCCCACAGTCATGCTGCGCTCTCTATTCTGCACATCCATGTTGTCACAGTAGATGAAATAAATAGCCGAGTAATAGTTTAACATGTCTCCTTCCTTCACCAGGGTGACTTCAGATGCATTATGTAGTGGTGGGTTAATTGTGAATAATCCTCAAGTAGCAGATTATCGAATACTCCCAGGTGTGCTGCACATTTGGAGAGAAACTCAGCATGTGAGCACAATCTAAGACGAAAAGGACGAAGGTCTTGAAACAGGATGTTTGCAGAGGGATGCCGTGTCAACAACGGGGCCTCAAAAGTAGGTCACAAAGCAGAACCCACCTTTAAAAAGACCCAATTCGTAATTTCTTCTTTACTATGACTGAAAATCTTTGATTTGTGTATATCCAATCAAGGgatatttcatttcacagagaaATGCAGGCCCTCATGacattagtttgtgttttagtgGTGTACATTAAACAAACTAGCGGTCACACACAGTAGGTAAACTGGGACTCTTGTGGTCCATGGGGCACTTTGTAATCCAGTATTGGAGCACTGGTGACGGAAACCTTCCAGCCAAGCAACGACACCTTAAAATCATCCAGTGCGTGTTGCTTCTGCTGTCCATCTCATCACCAGTACATCTCAAACATGtcacctccttcctcttcttccacctcctcctgtggaCCAATGGTTGATATTAATAACAGCTGGATGCATGATTGCAAAATTAAAGTACAagagctgtattttttttagtattCAAACCTCTTCACAGTCCCAATCGATCGCTTcttcatcactgctgctgtactCGATGTCGTCATCTTCCGAATCCTGTGTGTCAGACGAGACATATTATTCTTTCTGGGCACAGATTACCTGACTTCACCTATAAACAACATCTGCACGACAAGTGTGTAAGTGTTGGAGTTTTAACTTACTGACGGTCTGTGCAAGTCGGGTTCTTTTCtctcaaaaaatgtatttttcttgaTTTCCAAGTATCTACGTTTCTGCAAAGAAAGTATGTTAATCTCAGGttaaagaaagacacaaatgagtatttgactttttttttgtttgtgcttaCACCGGGATTACGTGTCAGGTAGTCTTCTCGTTCTGCTGGCGTCAGTGTCTGAAGAATgtaaaattcatttatttattataaaaggTTAAAGTTGTAACTTCAGATTTAGATGGAAAGGATTCTTTATACCTTAAACCACTTCCACAGCTCCATCGagtattttatcatttcactgTCATCCACTTTCTCTTTGTAGcgttctctctcttcactgGAAAGTTCTTTCCACATTTTGGAGACCTCAGTGCAGCGCTGATTTGAGTGTGGGAATTTCTCGCGTTGGAGCTTCATCTGTTCCTTAAAGAAAACGTGATAACCGGCTCtgtgagttaaaaaaacaacaacaaaaaaaaatatcagataCACAACAGAGCGTGAATTAATTCAgggtttttaaatgtttgacgGGGATGCTCACCGAGCTGGTTTCTTGGGCTCACATGGGCGGCATTTTGCCTGCACGtgacaaaaataattaaagaactGATGGTTggaaaaaaagtaaagcaaACAGAATTAAACACATCATCAAACTATACGACTGACCAGCAACATAAACTGCATTACATGGCGTGGTGGTCTTTGTGCTGTGTGCTTACCTTTATGGCTTCTTCAGCTTCAACGATGAGCTCTGTAAGGGACCGCATCTTGCGAATCTGAAGaagaataattaataataataataataataattaattatagcTTGTTGCTCATCATGTAAGGAAACTGCTGTCCTGACAGGAAAAGATGAACATCTCAGTGACATTATGAGCAGTAAAGTCTTCCTCTAACCTAAgtgcaaataaaatatgtgaaaatatcaTAACCCCTCTTAGTTATTGCTGCAAATTGAATATCGTCTATTCTCTGCAGAATAAACTatgcaaagtttaaaaagtttggaCTCAAACTGTGACCTCACCTCCTGCAGAATCTCCTCCCACTTGTGCTGGCATGCCtcaggagagaaaggagggaaagCCACCTGGTCCCAGTCCACAGGGTTTCGTCCTTTGCTGTATGTTTTCCTCTTGGCTTCTTCTGGGAAGCTGCGTTTCATGGACACGATCAGTTTCTGCAGGTTTGCCTTGGTCCAGCCTGCAGGGACGGTTTGCATGTAACTCACAGTttgatatgaataaatacagaacaTATCTGACAGAATATTGAACAGTACCCACCAGGTTCTTCCTCATTTCCACTCATGTTTCTAATAAAACgtgtctcctgtttgtttgtttcttcttctgcctcaTAGAAGAAGCTCATAGGCCTGTTACCGCCACCTACAGACCGGAGTGTGTTTgttagtacagtacagtatattattattattattattattattattattattattattatcattattattattattattattattattattattattattatcatcatcattattattattattattattgttattattatccaGACCTCCCTGAAGATCATAGTTTTAAAAGGAAACTCCTCTATATTTAAGACtggctttttatttaaactacatttatttaacttttatattgACTTTATTCGCCTTTTATTttaccttattaacctatttatatgctgggttattagcctatatgtgtttatgattgataaaaaaacactcaggcataatgtaataatttataaataatataaaaatagtaatagtttttgtcaaaagtaggtttttattgcatattaatgcttgcagtttactaattatcatttttgttatatttttttgaaTTCTCAAAAGTTACTCTGACAAAAATTGGCAGACCACCTCTGCGGGCCTcctaggggtcacggacccctgaTTGAAGAACCCTGCTATAGATAGATACTCATGtccatatatatctatatttctgcaaatatatatacatgttaaatatgtatatagttattctttgttgatgctttgttttttgtcacatcCCTTGTcttttaatcattattttatcatcattattaatttatatatatatatttatttataaacttgtgtatttatactttttactgtgttttactataaataaataaaaagtattttatatttatgtattttacatatttatttttaacttacCTGTGGGGTTACCTCACTATAATAGTTTCTCGTCTATAAAGGTGGTTGTGTTGGGGCTTCATTCCAAAATGAATCACATCTTTATAAAACTTGTTTATTAGAAATCTCTCGGATTTACAAATACAATGTGCAAAGGGTTtctaacaataaaacaaaaatcaatgtttGATAAAGTAAATTTCTTTGCTTTtc
The nucleotide sequence above comes from Larimichthys crocea isolate SSNF chromosome XVI, L_crocea_2.0, whole genome shotgun sequence. Encoded proteins:
- the atxn7l3b gene encoding ataxin-7-like protein 3 isoform X1 encodes the protein MKMEEVSMSSLDNSKLEGLAQDILSDLVEDACLGLCFEVHRAVKQGYFFLDDTDQESMRDFEIVDQPGLDVFGQVYNQWKNKECVCPNCSRSIAASRFAPHLEKCLGMGRNSSRIANRRIVTGNNTNNKSESDQEDNDDVNDNDWSYGAEKKAKKRKSDKNPNSPRRSKSFKHKNSMMGPRRRMDNQESPRMLMKDEAFPQ
- the atxn7l3b gene encoding ataxin-7-like protein 3 isoform X2; protein product: MKMEEVSMSSLDNSKLEGLAQDILSDLVEDACLGLCFEVHRAVKQGYFFLDDTDQESMRDFEIVDQPGLDVFGQVYNQWKNKECVCPNCSRSIAASRFAPHLEKCLGMGRNSSRIANRRIVTGNNTNNKSESDQEDNDDVNDNDWSYGAEKKAKKRKSDKNPNSPRRSKSFKHKNTSCLFP
- the LOC104930401 gene encoding nucleolar transcription factor 1-like, which codes for MSFFYEAEEETNKQETRFIRNMSGNEEEPGWTKANLQKLIVSMKRSFPEEAKRKTYSKGRNPVDWDQVAFPPFSPEACQHKWEEILQEIRKMRSLTELIVEAEEAIKAKCRPCEPKKPARAGYHVFFKEQMKLQREKFPHSNQRCTEVSKMWKELSSEERERYKEKVDDSEMIKYSMELWKWFKTLTPAEREDYLTRNPGKRRYLEIKKNTFFERKEPDLHRPSDSEDDDIEYSSSDEEAIDWDCEEEEVEEEEGGDMFEMYW